One stretch of Pseudomonas azotoformans DNA includes these proteins:
- a CDS encoding ShlB/FhaC/HecB family hemolysin secretion/activation protein has protein sequence MWRLVHRTRLSLLSAFFCLGTAGMAHAAPLQNTPGVTDLIRDRQDRLLEEQQRRLEELKDLPGKAAVPAKPAAPADTRCFAIKTIELTGADSLSDGERARLLKPYIDQCLGVPQLNALLKVITDYYLAKGLVTSRAYLPQQDLSSGNLKVQVIEGRLEGMKGEAGSGITDRQLSMSFPGKPGELLNLREIEQMVDQLNRLPSNQAQMELAPGKEVGGSEVLVKNTPKKPWRVGLSRHNGGQRATGEQQWGVSLDWDNPLGLADQLSLRGAHDAVSDHQKTSRNSMLNYNLPFGWWNLNYSYSETEYRSQAQASGFSFKQSGDTQNHQLRLERVVHRDALSKTSLSTGVAYLRTNNFIEDSKLALSSHRLSEAQFGINHGRRIGGSFLNIDLGMQDGIGAFDAQANHNPRPGQADARYRKYTATVSYLYPFKLWGESFSFSSLMTGQRSEDVLFSPQRVSLGGQSSIRGYKDQSLAGDSGGYWRNDLRWARPVTWAWLQPAFNEYGTSLGYDQGVISHGRYTAEQHGRMTSNSVELFARGPNVAATVTFAHSLERPGPITEREAPIYFRMDFFL, from the coding sequence ATGTGGCGTTTGGTACATCGGACCAGGCTCAGCCTGCTGTCCGCTTTTTTTTGCCTGGGCACCGCCGGGATGGCTCACGCCGCGCCTTTGCAGAACACGCCCGGCGTCACCGACCTGATCCGCGACCGCCAGGATCGCCTGCTCGAAGAGCAACAACGCCGCCTCGAAGAACTCAAGGACCTGCCCGGCAAAGCCGCCGTTCCTGCCAAACCGGCGGCGCCTGCTGACACGCGCTGCTTCGCCATCAAGACCATCGAACTCACTGGCGCCGACAGCCTGTCCGACGGTGAGAGAGCCCGTCTGCTCAAGCCCTACATCGACCAATGCCTTGGCGTGCCACAGCTCAACGCGTTGCTCAAGGTCATCACCGACTACTACCTGGCCAAGGGCCTGGTCACCAGCCGCGCCTACTTGCCCCAGCAGGACCTCTCCAGCGGCAACCTGAAAGTGCAGGTGATCGAAGGTCGGCTGGAGGGCATGAAGGGCGAGGCGGGTAGCGGCATCACTGACCGTCAACTGAGCATGAGCTTCCCAGGCAAGCCCGGCGAATTGCTCAACCTGCGCGAGATCGAGCAGATGGTTGACCAGTTGAACCGCCTGCCTTCGAACCAGGCGCAGATGGAACTGGCACCGGGCAAGGAAGTTGGCGGCAGCGAAGTACTGGTGAAAAACACCCCGAAAAAGCCTTGGCGTGTTGGTCTGTCACGCCACAACGGCGGCCAGCGTGCCACTGGCGAACAGCAGTGGGGCGTCAGTCTGGACTGGGACAATCCGTTGGGCCTGGCCGACCAACTCTCCCTGCGTGGCGCACACGACGCCGTCAGCGATCATCAGAAAACCTCACGCAACTCGATGCTCAACTACAACCTGCCCTTCGGCTGGTGGAACCTCAATTACAGCTACAGCGAAACCGAGTACCGTTCCCAGGCCCAGGCCAGTGGCTTCAGCTTCAAGCAGTCCGGCGACACCCAGAACCATCAACTGCGCCTGGAACGCGTCGTCCACCGCGACGCCCTGAGCAAGACCTCCCTCAGTACCGGCGTGGCCTACCTGCGCACCAACAACTTCATCGAAGACAGCAAGCTCGCCCTGAGCAGCCACCGCCTCAGCGAAGCGCAATTTGGCATCAACCACGGCCGGCGCATTGGCGGTTCATTCCTCAACATCGACCTGGGCATGCAGGACGGCATTGGCGCTTTCGACGCCCAGGCCAACCACAACCCACGGCCCGGCCAGGCGGATGCGCGCTACCGCAAATACACCGCGACGGTGAGCTACCTGTACCCCTTCAAGCTGTGGGGCGAGTCATTCAGTTTCAGTAGCTTGATGACCGGCCAGCGCAGCGAAGATGTGCTGTTCAGCCCGCAACGCGTGAGCCTGGGCGGCCAGTCGTCGATTCGCGGTTACAAGGACCAAAGCCTGGCCGGCGACAGCGGCGGCTACTGGCGCAACGACCTGCGCTGGGCCCGCCCGGTGACCTGGGCGTGGCTGCAGCCAGCATTCAACGAATACGGCACCAGCCTCGGTTACGACCAGGGCGTGATCAGCCATGGACGTTACACCGCTGAACAGCACGGGCGCATGACCAGTAATTCGGTGGAGCTGTTCGCGCGTGGTCCGAACGTCGCCGCCACGGTGACCTTTGCGCACTCTTTGGAACGACCGGGGCCGATCACTGAACGTGAAGCACCGATCTATTTCCGTATGGATTTCTTTCTTTAA